The following proteins come from a genomic window of Nocardioides albertanoniae:
- the rsmA gene encoding 16S rRNA (adenine(1518)-N(6)/adenine(1519)-N(6))-dimethyltransferase RsmA, producing MTDRTPPRLLGPAEVRSLAAELDLRPTKQRGQNFVIDANTVRRIVRESGVGADDVVVEVGPGLGSLTLAILETGAKVTAIEIDADLAERLPRTIDDYAPAQAGAFSLVHADALRVESVPGPPPTALVANLPYNVSVPVLLHLMSLLPSLERGLVMVQSEVADRLAAKPGSKVYGVPSVKAAWYADVRRAGAIGRNVFWPAPNVDSGLVAWTHREPPAGAVGSSSGGSVTREEVFAVVDAAFAQRRKALRGVLKPLAGSAAAAESALVAAGVDPLARGESLTIHDFVRIADSLRSGDVVEEPR from the coding sequence ATGACCGACCGCACTCCGCCGCGCCTGTTGGGTCCGGCGGAAGTCAGGTCGCTGGCGGCTGAGCTCGACCTTCGCCCGACCAAGCAGCGTGGGCAGAACTTCGTCATCGACGCCAACACCGTGCGCCGGATCGTTCGCGAGTCCGGCGTCGGCGCCGATGACGTCGTGGTGGAAGTCGGCCCCGGGCTGGGTTCGCTGACCCTCGCCATCCTCGAGACGGGCGCGAAGGTCACCGCCATCGAGATCGACGCCGACCTCGCCGAGCGGCTGCCGCGAACCATCGACGACTACGCCCCCGCCCAGGCCGGCGCGTTCAGCCTGGTGCACGCCGACGCTCTGAGGGTGGAGTCGGTGCCCGGACCGCCGCCCACCGCGCTGGTCGCCAACCTCCCCTACAACGTCTCGGTGCCGGTGCTGCTGCACCTGATGTCGCTGCTGCCGTCGTTGGAGCGCGGCCTGGTGATGGTGCAGTCCGAGGTCGCCGACCGACTGGCCGCCAAGCCGGGCTCGAAGGTCTACGGAGTCCCCTCGGTCAAGGCCGCCTGGTATGCCGACGTACGCCGCGCCGGCGCGATCGGCCGCAACGTCTTCTGGCCGGCACCCAACGTCGACTCCGGGCTCGTCGCCTGGACCCACCGTGAGCCTCCGGCCGGTGCTGTCGGGTCGAGCTCAGGCGGATCCGTGACCCGCGAGGAGGTGTTCGCAGTGGTGGACGCAGCCTTCGCGCAACGCCGCAAGGCGCTGCGCGGCGTACTCAAGCCTCTGGCCGGCTCCGCCGCGGCCGCCGAGTCCGCGCTCGTCGCGGCCGGTGTCGACC
- a CDS encoding resuscitation-promoting factor — translation MSVSSINSRIRNIASTRRRKAILVGGLAAAVVAGGGAAYGVKTSQTDVIVSVDGKAKDVSVNADTVGDVLEAEGIKVGDRDAVAPSTDTKVEDGSAISVRYARQLSLEVDGKDQEHWVTATTVGGALSELGRDFDRAKLSTSRGAYIGRDGMSLDVVTPKTVKVELAGKKAKKVDVAAITVGDALKELDVKLERRDKVSPAADKTLKSGQKIVYTDFSSKTQKVARETVEAPVKEQEDPSLPEGETKVVEEGSDGARAVTYRVVYKNGEAVSRKVLEQKSLEKAETRVVKVGTKVEEEPAPNFAGGSSVWDQLAQCESGGNWSINTGNGYYGGLQFNAETWHAYGGSGLPHENSREAQIAVAEKVRDANGGGYGSWPACSQSMGLPQ, via the coding sequence GTGTCCGTCAGCAGCATCAACTCGCGGATCCGCAACATCGCATCCACCCGCCGGCGCAAGGCCATCCTGGTCGGCGGGCTCGCCGCAGCAGTGGTCGCCGGAGGGGGCGCTGCGTACGGCGTGAAGACGTCCCAGACCGACGTCATCGTCTCGGTCGACGGCAAGGCCAAGGACGTCAGCGTCAACGCCGACACCGTCGGTGATGTTCTCGAGGCCGAGGGCATCAAGGTCGGCGACCGCGACGCGGTCGCTCCCTCGACCGACACCAAGGTCGAGGACGGCAGCGCGATCAGCGTGCGCTACGCACGGCAGCTGAGCCTCGAGGTCGACGGCAAGGACCAGGAGCACTGGGTCACCGCGACCACCGTCGGCGGTGCGCTCTCCGAGCTCGGCCGTGACTTCGACCGCGCCAAGCTCTCCACCAGCCGCGGCGCCTACATCGGCCGCGACGGGATGTCGCTCGACGTCGTCACCCCGAAGACCGTCAAGGTCGAGCTGGCCGGCAAGAAGGCCAAGAAGGTCGACGTCGCCGCGATCACCGTCGGCGATGCGCTCAAGGAGCTCGACGTCAAGCTCGAGCGCCGCGACAAGGTCAGCCCTGCGGCCGACAAGACGCTGAAGAGCGGTCAGAAGATCGTCTACACCGACTTCTCCTCCAAGACCCAGAAGGTCGCCCGCGAGACCGTCGAGGCTCCGGTCAAGGAGCAGGAGGACCCGTCGCTGCCCGAGGGCGAGACCAAGGTCGTCGAGGAGGGCTCCGACGGGGCCCGTGCGGTGACCTACCGCGTCGTCTACAAGAACGGCGAGGCCGTCTCCAGGAAGGTGCTCGAGCAGAAGTCGCTCGAGAAGGCCGAGACGCGCGTCGTCAAGGTCGGCACCAAGGTGGAGGAAGAGCCTGCGCCCAACTTCGCCGGCGGCAGCAGCGTCTGGGACCAGCTCGCCCAGTGCGAGTCCGGCGGCAACTGGTCGATCAACACCGGCAACGGCTACTACGGTGGTCTGCAGTTCAACGCCGAGACCTGGCACGCGTACGGCGGCAGCGGTCTCCCGCACGAGAACAGCCGTGAGGCCCAGATCGCGGTCGCCGAGAAGGTCCGCGACGCCAACGGTGGCGGCTACGGCTCCTGGCCCGCCTGCTCGCAGAGCATGGGCCTGCCGCAGTAA
- a CDS encoding M6 family metalloprotease domain-containing protein, with the protein MNRRLTSVIAAVAVAGVTPVALAHSSASAAEETGTRAAAAVKQKVDDKPDALNTKRRELKSNAATAVASGEKKTVTKNGSQVVKMGSGKNAHWVEHEPTEQSQLLSFLVEFGEGGNPAFPENTSGPLHNEIEAPGEDDNSTYWEKDFSQQHYKDMFFNETKGAESFHNAYKEMSSGRFDLKGDVSDWVTLPHAESYYQDETGDESAASMKNYIQDSANAWYDAQKASGKTDAEITEYLQSYDIWDRYDLDGDGNFNEPDGYIDHFQAIHSGEGEEAGADPWTIWSHRWAANASGSDGPADFPKAGGVKIGNTDIWIRDYTTEPENGGLGVFTHEFGHDLGLPDFYDTNGGENGTGFWTLMSSGSWLGHGDGTIGTTPNHMGAPEKLFLGWLNYDTVEAGSSKKLTLGPSYHDTGDKTPQALVVNLPDGEATHDVGSGTSGKTFLYSGRGDDRTATAVSPEIAVPEGGTLSAKVKYDLEAEYDFTFVEASTDGGTTWSSPLATNLSEADYNNGISGTSDSTCDGNCADHNPEEYVDLTADLAAYAGQNVKLRFRTSNDGGVAYYGFAIDDLAVGSAYSTDFSSFDDWTVNEYMGITDGSYTETFSRSYIAENRQYKGYDKTLATGPYNFGYGVTAPDKVDHYAYQDGLLIWFQNGAFTDNNTSQHPGGGQALVVDATAGAQKWSDGTLSRNRMQGYDSTFDVDRTDRLHLESEVADAENNVLDVPSRKGVSTFDDSSETAYWNEANPAHSTKTAGSGVKIQVLSSDERKGTMKINVS; encoded by the coding sequence ATGAACAGACGCCTTACCAGCGTTATCGCCGCGGTCGCGGTCGCCGGCGTGACGCCAGTGGCCCTGGCTCACTCGTCGGCCAGCGCCGCCGAGGAAACGGGCACCCGAGCAGCAGCCGCGGTGAAGCAGAAGGTCGATGACAAGCCCGATGCGCTCAACACCAAGCGCCGCGAGCTCAAGTCCAACGCCGCCACCGCCGTCGCCTCGGGCGAGAAGAAGACGGTCACCAAGAACGGCAGCCAGGTCGTCAAGATGGGTTCGGGCAAGAACGCCCACTGGGTGGAGCACGAGCCCACCGAGCAGTCCCAGCTGCTGAGCTTCCTGGTCGAGTTCGGCGAGGGCGGCAACCCGGCCTTCCCCGAGAACACCTCGGGCCCGCTCCACAACGAGATCGAGGCGCCCGGCGAGGACGACAACTCGACCTACTGGGAGAAGGACTTCTCCCAGCAGCACTACAAGGACATGTTCTTCAACGAGACGAAGGGCGCCGAGTCCTTCCACAACGCCTACAAGGAGATGTCGAGCGGCCGCTTCGACCTCAAGGGCGACGTCAGCGACTGGGTGACCCTCCCGCACGCCGAGTCCTACTACCAGGACGAGACCGGTGACGAGAGCGCCGCGTCGATGAAGAACTACATCCAGGACAGCGCCAACGCCTGGTACGACGCGCAGAAGGCCTCCGGCAAGACCGACGCCGAGATCACCGAGTACCTCCAGAGCTACGACATCTGGGACCGCTACGACCTCGACGGCGACGGCAACTTCAACGAGCCCGACGGCTACATCGACCACTTCCAGGCGATCCACTCCGGCGAGGGCGAGGAGGCCGGCGCCGACCCGTGGACCATCTGGTCGCACCGCTGGGCCGCCAACGCCTCCGGCTCCGACGGCCCCGCCGACTTCCCGAAGGCCGGCGGCGTCAAGATCGGCAACACCGACATCTGGATCCGTGACTACACCACCGAGCCCGAGAACGGCGGCCTGGGCGTCTTCACCCACGAGTTCGGCCACGACCTCGGCCTGCCGGACTTCTACGACACCAACGGCGGCGAGAACGGCACCGGCTTCTGGACCCTGATGAGCTCCGGCTCCTGGCTGGGTCACGGTGACGGCACCATCGGCACCACCCCCAACCACATGGGCGCCCCGGAGAAGCTCTTCCTCGGCTGGCTCAACTACGACACCGTCGAGGCCGGCTCCTCCAAGAAGCTGACGCTCGGCCCGAGCTATCACGACACCGGCGACAAGACCCCACAGGCGCTCGTCGTCAACCTTCCCGACGGCGAGGCGACCCACGACGTCGGCTCCGGCACGTCGGGCAAGACCTTCCTCTACTCCGGCAGGGGCGATGACCGTACGGCCACCGCGGTCAGCCCGGAGATCGCGGTGCCCGAGGGCGGCACGCTCTCGGCCAAGGTGAAGTACGACCTCGAAGCGGAGTACGACTTCACCTTCGTGGAGGCCTCGACCGACGGCGGCACCACCTGGAGCTCGCCGCTGGCAACGAACCTGTCCGAGGCCGACTACAACAACGGCATCAGCGGCACCTCCGACAGCACCTGTGACGGCAACTGCGCCGACCACAACCCGGAGGAGTACGTCGACCTGACTGCTGACCTGGCTGCGTACGCGGGGCAGAACGTGAAGCTCCGCTTCCGCACCTCCAACGACGGCGGCGTCGCCTACTACGGCTTCGCCATCGACGACCTCGCGGTCGGCTCGGCGTACAGCACGGACTTCTCGTCGTTCGACGACTGGACCGTCAACGAGTACATGGGCATCACCGACGGCTCCTACACCGAGACGTTCTCGCGCTCCTACATCGCCGAGAACCGGCAGTACAAGGGCTACGACAAGACCCTGGCCACCGGCCCGTACAACTTCGGTTACGGGGTCACCGCGCCCGACAAGGTCGACCACTACGCCTACCAGGACGGCCTGCTGATCTGGTTCCAGAACGGCGCGTTCACCGACAACAACACCTCCCAGCACCCCGGTGGTGGGCAGGCGCTGGTCGTCGACGCCACCGCGGGCGCCCAGAAGTGGTCCGACGGCACCCTGTCCCGCAACCGGATGCAGGGCTACGACTCGACGTTCGATGTCGACCGCACCGACCGGCTGCACCTCGAGAGCGAGGTCGCGGACGCCGAGAACAACGTCCTCGACGTGCCGAGCCGCAAGGGCGTCAGCACGTTCGACGACAGCTCGGAGACGGCCTACTGGAACGAGGCCAACCCGGCGCACTCGACCAAGACCGCCGGCAGCGGTGTGAAGATCCAGGTGCTCTCCTCCGACGAGCGCAAGGGCACGATGAAGATCAACGTCTCCTGA
- a CDS encoding TatD family hydrolase yields the protein MSFAPAPEPLPAPVVDNHTHLDIVRGEESLPVEEALAQAAAVGVTRVAQIGCDLPGARWAVEAAATYDNMVAGVALHPNDAPHQPDLEAALDEIEKLAGAHEKVRIVGETGMDFFRTDEDGRETQAYSFRRHIDIAKRLDKTLMIHDRDAHDAVLEVIDSVGATDRWVMHCFSGDPEFARRCLDRGAYLSFAGTVTFKNAQYLRDALAITPQDRILVETDAPFLTPHPHRGAINSSYMIPLTMRVMAQTRGEDLEELCHAVNTNTETAFGGTW from the coding sequence ATGAGCTTCGCCCCGGCACCCGAGCCGCTGCCCGCACCGGTCGTCGACAACCACACCCACCTCGACATCGTGCGGGGCGAGGAGAGCCTCCCGGTCGAGGAGGCGCTGGCCCAGGCGGCCGCGGTCGGTGTCACCAGGGTCGCCCAGATCGGCTGCGATCTTCCCGGTGCTCGCTGGGCGGTGGAGGCCGCCGCGACGTACGACAACATGGTCGCGGGCGTCGCGCTCCACCCCAACGACGCTCCTCACCAGCCCGACCTCGAGGCCGCGCTCGACGAGATCGAGAAGCTTGCCGGCGCGCACGAGAAGGTGCGCATCGTGGGCGAGACGGGGATGGACTTCTTCCGCACCGACGAGGACGGCCGCGAGACCCAGGCCTACTCGTTCCGGCGCCACATCGACATCGCCAAGCGTCTCGACAAGACGCTGATGATCCACGACCGTGACGCCCACGACGCGGTGCTCGAGGTGATCGACAGCGTCGGCGCCACCGACCGCTGGGTGATGCACTGCTTCTCCGGCGACCCCGAGTTCGCCCGCCGGTGCCTCGATCGCGGCGCCTATCTCTCCTTCGCCGGCACCGTCACGTTCAAGAACGCTCAATATCTCCGCGACGCCCTCGCCATCACGCCCCAGGACCGCATCCTGGTCGAGACCGACGCTCCGTTCCTGACGCCTCACCCGCACCGCGGAGCGATCAACTCGTCCTACATGATCCCGCTGACGATGCGGGTGATGGCGCAGACGCGGGGCGAGGATCTCGAGGAGCTCTGCCACGCGGTCAACACCAACACCGAGACCGCCTTCGGCGGCACCTGGTAG
- the rsmI gene encoding 16S rRNA (cytidine(1402)-2'-O)-methyltransferase, whose translation MVDPEDGVLVLAATPIGRVEDAPPRLASELATADVIAAEDTRRLRRLTTDLGVEIKGRIVSYFEGNESSRTPTLLADLLDGNRVLLVTDAGMPSVSDPGYRLVAAAVEEDVRVTAVPGPSAVLTALAVSGLPVDRFCFEGFLPRKAGERGRRLASLAKEERTMVFFEAPHRTEAALAAMRDAFGDQRAAAVCRELTKTHEEVRRGPLAELVGWAAEGIRGEVTIVVTGADPSAEIGNDPESLREAVADLEREGRTKKEAIAETAKRAGVPKREVYDLVHKSM comes from the coding sequence GTGGTAGATCCAGAGGACGGCGTGCTCGTACTTGCGGCAACCCCGATCGGACGCGTCGAGGACGCCCCGCCCCGGCTGGCCTCGGAGCTGGCCACCGCCGACGTGATCGCCGCCGAGGACACCCGCCGCCTGCGCCGGCTGACCACCGATCTCGGTGTCGAGATCAAGGGTCGCATCGTGTCCTACTTCGAGGGCAACGAGAGCTCGCGCACCCCGACCCTGCTGGCCGATCTCCTCGACGGCAACCGCGTGCTGCTGGTCACCGACGCCGGCATGCCCAGCGTCTCCGACCCCGGCTACCGCCTCGTCGCCGCCGCGGTAGAGGAGGACGTACGCGTCACCGCTGTGCCCGGCCCCAGCGCCGTGCTGACCGCCCTGGCCGTCAGCGGCCTCCCCGTCGACCGGTTCTGCTTCGAGGGCTTCCTGCCCCGCAAGGCCGGCGAACGCGGCCGCCGCCTCGCGAGCCTCGCGAAGGAGGAGCGCACCATGGTCTTCTTCGAGGCGCCCCACCGCACCGAGGCCGCCCTCGCAGCCATGCGCGACGCCTTCGGTGACCAGCGCGCCGCCGCGGTCTGCCGCGAGCTGACCAAGACCCACGAAGAGGTACGCCGCGGCCCTCTCGCCGAGCTGGTCGGCTGGGCCGCCGAAGGCATCAGGGGAGAGGTCACCATCGTCGTCACCGGCGCCGACCCCTCCGCCGAGATCGGCAACGATCCCGAGAGCCTCCGTGAAGCCGTCGCCGACCTGGAGCGCGAGGGCCGCACCAAGAAGGAAGCCATCGCCGAGACGGCCAAGCGCGCGGGCGTGCCCAAACGCGAGGTCTACGATCTCGTGCACAAGAGCATGTAG
- a CDS encoding dolichyl-phosphate-mannose--protein mannosyltransferase — MTTTVTEEPEPMEGLASTPSGHPLPTAWERARQRFDGSARAGWAATIGITALAFLLRLWHLSTPKVFAFDETYYAKDAWALSKFGYARNFIEGADDNILAGRLTGQFADGPSMIVHPDVGKWIISVGIKLFGMDPFGWRIASVVVGSLLVLLTIRFVRRVSGSMLLGIIGGILVTFDGLAFVLSRLALLDLFVAFFLLLAVHLMVMDRDWCRRRFAALVPAQLSEPGAWGPVRRLLFRPWLLCSGIAWGLAIGCKWEALYPLAAFGLLYVAWSAGMRRSFGVRLSWLRACVADGPTAFVHLVGVALAVYVMTWIPWMAHADVYEESLSATQYTRYTGEGHCEDKSYVPDNLNEKRWPTATEPDASGFGEATQSLRSLWYYHRDVYTFHTHFLECAEHTYGSHPAGWLLLNRPVGVAADTGILSGEKSRGERCEATPKTDPDGAGSQEAGTCLRQVLLLGTPVLWWGAFLALIVSAFMWVAARDWRFGVAVVGVLSTWLPWLQYAGRPIFSFYMIIALPFLVLGLCLCLGKLLDRPPSRAGAPPGAPGTPGIRRRFGGAIAVGIFVALVVCNFAWFWPIYTDEMLTRQDWLTRIWFKRWI; from the coding sequence GTGACGACGACGGTGACCGAGGAGCCGGAGCCCATGGAGGGCCTGGCCAGCACCCCCTCGGGACACCCGCTGCCGACCGCCTGGGAGCGTGCCCGACAGCGCTTCGACGGCTCCGCCCGGGCCGGTTGGGCGGCGACGATCGGGATCACCGCGCTCGCGTTCCTGCTGCGGTTGTGGCATCTGAGCACGCCGAAGGTCTTCGCGTTCGACGAGACCTACTACGCCAAGGACGCCTGGGCCTTGTCGAAGTTCGGCTACGCCCGCAACTTCATCGAGGGCGCCGACGACAACATCCTGGCCGGGCGGCTGACCGGCCAGTTCGCCGACGGACCGTCGATGATCGTCCACCCGGATGTCGGCAAATGGATCATTTCGGTCGGTATCAAACTATTTGGTATGGATCCGTTCGGCTGGCGGATCGCTTCTGTCGTGGTCGGTTCATTGCTGGTGCTGCTGACGATCCGGTTCGTACGCCGCGTCTCCGGCTCCATGCTGCTCGGCATCATCGGCGGCATCCTGGTCACCTTCGACGGGCTCGCGTTCGTGCTCTCGCGGCTGGCTCTGCTCGACCTCTTCGTCGCCTTCTTCCTGCTCCTCGCGGTGCACCTGATGGTGATGGACCGCGACTGGTGCCGACGGCGCTTCGCCGCGCTCGTGCCTGCTCAGCTCTCCGAGCCGGGCGCGTGGGGCCCGGTCCGCCGCCTGCTGTTCCGCCCGTGGCTCCTGTGCTCGGGCATCGCGTGGGGGCTGGCGATCGGCTGCAAGTGGGAGGCGCTCTATCCGCTGGCCGCCTTCGGGCTGCTCTATGTGGCCTGGTCAGCGGGGATGCGCCGTTCCTTCGGCGTACGTCTCTCCTGGCTGCGTGCGTGCGTGGCGGACGGTCCGACGGCGTTCGTGCACCTGGTCGGGGTCGCGCTCGCGGTCTACGTGATGACGTGGATCCCGTGGATGGCCCACGCCGACGTCTATGAGGAGTCGCTCTCGGCGACGCAATACACGCGCTACACCGGCGAGGGTCACTGCGAGGACAAGTCCTACGTGCCCGACAACCTCAACGAGAAGCGCTGGCCGACCGCGACCGAGCCGGACGCGTCGGGGTTCGGCGAGGCCACCCAGTCGCTGCGCTCGCTCTGGTACTACCACCGCGACGTCTACACCTTCCACACCCACTTCCTGGAGTGCGCCGAGCACACCTACGGGTCGCACCCGGCGGGCTGGCTGCTGCTGAACAGGCCTGTCGGGGTCGCCGCCGACACCGGCATCCTCTCCGGCGAGAAGTCGCGCGGCGAGAGGTGCGAGGCGACGCCGAAGACCGACCCCGACGGTGCCGGCTCCCAAGAGGCCGGCACGTGCCTGCGGCAGGTGCTGCTGCTCGGCACCCCGGTGCTGTGGTGGGGTGCTTTCCTCGCGCTGATCGTCTCGGCGTTCATGTGGGTCGCCGCGCGTGACTGGCGGTTCGGGGTCGCCGTGGTCGGGGTGCTCTCGACGTGGCTGCCGTGGCTGCAATATGCCGGCCGCCCGATCTTCTCGTTCTACATGATCATCGCCCTGCCGTTCCTGGTGCTCGGCCTGTGCCTGTGTCTGGGCAAGCTGCTGGACCGACCACCCTCCCGCGCCGGAGCGCCTCCGGGGGCGCCCGGCACGCCCGGCATCCGTCGCCGGTTCGGTGGCGCGATCGCGGTCGGCATCTTCGTCGCCCTGGTGGTCTGCAACTTCGCCTGGTTCTGGCCGATCTACACCGACGAGATGCTCACCCGACAGGACTGGCTCACGAGAATCTGGTTCAAACGATGGATCTAG
- a CDS encoding N-acetylglucosamine-6-phosphate deacetylase, translated as MDLDHVVRGRVPRPGGFDDVVVTVASGAISQVRAPADGDPESSGILLPGLVDLHNHGGGGASFHSTSLEEITTAAGVHHTAGTTTLLASTVTDAPARLLEVVSVLADAADSGLIAGIHLEGPFLAHSCRGAHDPSLLLAPDAGLTRELVAAGRGHLRMMTLAAELPGADEVAAVLADSSAVVALGHTAADAALTRSFLAGAGSLVTHLFNGMPPVHHRDPGPVLGSLGAAGVGDACVELIADGVHLDDETVRSVMSMVPGAVVLVTDAMAAAGMDDGDYQLGPLSVEVRSGVARIADGTGNGSIAGGTSRLLDQVRRHAGAGIDLAMLMKAASLRPASVAGLDAGRLDVGARADLVLTDESLRPTRVMRNGAWLAS; from the coding sequence ATGGATCTAGACCATGTCGTACGCGGCCGGGTGCCTCGGCCGGGTGGCTTCGACGACGTCGTCGTCACGGTTGCCTCGGGGGCGATCTCGCAGGTGCGCGCGCCGGCTGACGGCGATCCGGAGTCGTCGGGGATCCTGCTGCCCGGGCTCGTCGACCTGCACAATCACGGCGGTGGCGGCGCGTCCTTCCACTCCACCTCGCTCGAGGAGATCACGACGGCTGCCGGGGTGCACCACACCGCCGGCACGACCACGCTGCTCGCCTCGACCGTCACCGACGCACCGGCTCGTCTGCTGGAGGTCGTCTCGGTGCTGGCGGACGCCGCCGACTCGGGGCTGATCGCCGGGATCCACCTGGAGGGTCCGTTCCTCGCTCATTCGTGCCGCGGCGCCCACGACCCGTCGCTTCTTCTCGCCCCCGACGCGGGCCTGACCCGCGAGCTGGTCGCGGCCGGACGCGGACATCTGCGGATGATGACGCTCGCCGCCGAGCTGCCCGGCGCCGACGAGGTGGCCGCCGTGCTCGCCGACTCCAGCGCCGTCGTGGCGCTGGGCCACACCGCGGCCGACGCCGCGCTGACCCGCTCGTTTCTCGCCGGTGCGGGCAGCCTGGTCACCCATCTGTTCAACGGGATGCCGCCTGTTCACCATCGCGACCCCGGCCCCGTGCTCGGCTCGCTGGGGGCCGCCGGTGTGGGCGATGCGTGCGTGGAGCTGATCGCCGACGGCGTACACCTCGACGACGAGACGGTCCGCTCCGTGATGTCCATGGTGCCCGGCGCGGTCGTGCTCGTCACCGATGCGATGGCCGCGGCCGGGATGGACGACGGTGACTATCAGCTCGGTCCGCTCTCGGTGGAGGTACGCTCCGGGGTCGCCCGCATCGCCGACGGCACCGGCAACGGCTCGATCGCGGGCGGCACCTCTCGACTCCTGGACCAGGTGCGTCGACATGCCGGCGCGGGGATCGACCTGGCGATGCTCATGAAGGCCGCCAGCCTGCGGCCGGCCTCGGTCGCCGGTCTCGACGCCGGCAGGCTCGACGTGGGCGCGCGAGCCGACCTGGTGCTCACCGACGAGTCGCTACGGCCGACGCGGGTGATGCGCAACGGGGCCTGGCTGGCCTCGTAG
- a CDS encoding DUF3054 domain-containing protein — protein MPSTKPDDHSPLIAGLAPRWAVAAFVVDVFFVLLFAFAGRQSHDAGPALVVLRIAWPFLVGLAVAWAVLAWRRWPATRAWPAGVLVWLGTYAIGMVLRGLTGEGLAPAFLVVSILFLGLTLVGWRGYVSAKIHYRSRRLAD, from the coding sequence ATGCCCTCCACGAAGCCTGACGACCACTCGCCTCTCATCGCCGGGCTCGCGCCCAGGTGGGCGGTCGCTGCCTTCGTCGTCGACGTCTTCTTCGTGCTCCTCTTCGCCTTCGCCGGCCGCCAGTCGCACGACGCCGGCCCCGCGCTCGTCGTGCTCCGCATCGCCTGGCCCTTCCTGGTCGGGCTCGCCGTGGCCTGGGCGGTGCTCGCCTGGCGTCGCTGGCCCGCCACGCGCGCCTGGCCGGCCGGCGTGCTGGTCTGGCTCGGGACGTACGCCATCGGGATGGTGCTCCGCGGACTCACCGGCGAAGGCCTCGCCCCCGCCTTCCTCGTCGTCTCGATCCTCTTCCTCGGCCTCACCCTCGTCGGCTGGCGCGGCTACGTCAGCGCCAAGATCCACTACCGCTCCCGCCGCCTCGCCGACTGA
- a CDS encoding energy-coupling factor ABC transporter ATP-binding protein, translated as MTTPVLEVRGLAFAYPDGHQALFGVDLHVHRGERVALLGPNGAGKTTLVHHLNGIHLAGAGSVAVSGLPVTKANIKEIRRRVGIVFQDPDDQLFMGTVREDVAFGPANLGLRGEALEAKVAEALAKVGMEEFADRPPHHLSFGQRRRVAVATVLAMDPEILVLDEPSSNLDPASRRELADIIRDLDVTVLMVTHDLPYALELCERSVILDGGVVASEGPTVDVLSDADLMRAHRLELPFGFDPVAAATTL; from the coding sequence ATGACGACGCCGGTGCTCGAGGTGCGCGGCCTGGCCTTCGCCTATCCCGACGGTCATCAGGCACTCTTCGGTGTCGATCTGCACGTCCACCGCGGCGAGCGGGTGGCGCTGCTGGGCCCCAACGGCGCCGGCAAGACCACGCTCGTCCACCACCTCAACGGCATCCACCTCGCCGGTGCCGGCTCGGTCGCGGTGAGCGGTCTGCCGGTGACCAAGGCCAACATCAAGGAGATCCGCCGCCGCGTCGGCATCGTCTTCCAGGACCCCGACGACCAGCTCTTCATGGGCACCGTCCGCGAGGACGTCGCCTTCGGCCCCGCCAACCTGGGCCTTCGCGGCGAGGCGTTGGAGGCGAAGGTCGCCGAGGCGCTCGCGAAGGTCGGCATGGAGGAGTTCGCCGACCGGCCGCCCCACCACCTCTCCTTCGGCCAGCGTCGCCGTGTCGCGGTGGCCACGGTGCTAGCGATGGACCCCGAGATCCTGGTGCTCGACGAGCCGTCCTCCAACCTCGACCCTGCCTCCCGCCGCGAGCTCGCCGACATCATCCGCGATCTCGACGTCACCGTCCTGATGGTCACCCACGACCTGCCGTACGCTCTCGAGCTCTGCGAACGCTCGGTCATCCTCGACGGCGGCGTCGTCGCCTCCGAAGGCCCCACAGTCGACGTACTCTCCGACGCAGACCTCATGCGCGCCCACCGCCTCGAGCTCCCCTTCGGCTTCGACCCCGTCGCCGCCGCCACCACCCTCTGA